CCTGAACCTGCCCCGATGGCTGCAACAGCAACTCCACCACGTGATCGACAAACTCGGCCGCACCGCTGGCTTGCCACTTGGCGAAATCATCACCGGCATTGATCGCCTCAAGTATCGAAATCGGGTAAACCGCCTTGAAAAGCCCTTTGGTTTCTTTACCCACGCGCGCCATCACACGCTCCACATCCCGCTCAGAGCGAAGCTTGTCCACTTGGGTCACCAACAGAATGTTGTCCCCATTGGTCCGCTCTTTGATCATCTCCCACGCCGCCGCTTCCGACTGGCGCCAAGCCTGCGTTGCAAGGGTGCACCAGACCACGCTATCGACCTCGTCCAGCACGGATTTCCACACATCCGGCGACATGCTCGGATCGGAAATGCCCGGCATGTCGATCAAATCACAAATTTCCAGCGTTTCGGATCGGCTGAACAGCCGGATCAACCGCGTCTCTTCCAATCGCACGTCTTCCAACGCGTTGACGTCAATCGCGGTCTCCACTCCATCATGCCCAACCGCAAACGCCGCCTCGTCGCCATAGCTCATCCAAACCGGCGGCAGACGCGTTGCCGTGATCTGCACTGGCAATGGCGCATTGCCAAGAAACAGCTTCGACAAAGTGCTTTTTCCCGCGCTGAATTCGCCCATGAAAGCCAGCCGGGGTTTGTCCGCTGCTGCGGCGTTGAGTGTGTCGGTGTGGGTCACTGTCGTCTCCTTGTTCATTCAACCTCTATCCAGCCATCGCGCGGTTCTCATGCGGCATAGCCGCGAAGCTCATCCAGCGTGCTTTCAAGCGCCGCTCGACCGCCCTGCGCATTCATGGAAAGAAGCCGGTCTTCAACGTCACCGTCGCCTTGCCCTTGTGATATCAGGTCAAACAGAATGGCTTTCTGCTCGGCCAGAAACCGGACAAGCTCGGCCTCAAGGGCATCGCGAATCTGACTGGTCTGAACGACCTTCATCTGGGTCATGAAATCTTCGGTTTCGGCGCGGATCAGATCCTGAAACTGCTTGGCAAACGCCTTGTAACCGCGCCGCCGCCGCCACCACGACACCCACCAGCTATCATTGAAATCAAGCGCGATCGTCTGTCCAAGGGCAACTGGTGACGGGATGGCCGGAGCTTCTGGAACCCCGATCTGCACGCCCTCAACCACCGGACCAAACCCGCGATAAAGAAGCAGCGCCACCTCTGAAACTGTCGCCTCATATTGCGCCATGGCCTCCTTGCGCATCCGCGCCCCCATGGTCGAATAGGTCGAGCGCAACAAGATACGAAGCCCCGCCGGATCATACTCCCAAACCTCAAGCTCACCATAGCGCTCAAGGTGCTCCAACAGCGAATGGGTGGCCCGCTCAATGAACGTATTATGCACCCGATCCGCGCGCTCACAATACGCAGCCAGTATCGCGCTCATCGCCCGGTCAAACCGCGCCCGGCTCGCCGTTTCCAGCTTTTCAAACGCGCCCGCCATATCCGCCAAAGCCACCTCAGGCTCAAAGTCATCGCTCTCAACCATAACCGAGCGCGCCGCGGTTTGTGACGACGCAATCGCCACCGCAGAAGAGGCAACCTTCTTGAGGCAAGGCACGCCAAGGCTTGTCACGATTTGCGAGGACAAGGCCTGCATCAACATCGGCAAGCCTGAGATTTCCCAAACCAGAGAGGCCGGCGATTGGTCGAGCTCGGTCGAGCCGAGCACCGCCTTGGTCAGTTTGAGCAGCGCATCGGCGCTGGCCTCATGCATGTCGCCCAATTCGTCGTTCAACACCTTGCCCGCCCAATAGGCGCTGCCAAAAATGATCTCTGCATCTTTTGGGCCATCGTGATTGGCCAAGGTGTTGCGAATGCTGTCTTCGATCTCGGTCATCTGGTTGGCCGGGTCCGACAGCTCATCAATGCGGTTCACAAAAATGATCACCTCACGCGACTTAAGGTTCGAGATCATACGGATCAGCGCCATATCAACCGAGGTCAGAGCCTGACTGGCAGACAGAACAACCACGCAAATCCGGCTGTCTCGAAGCGCGCGGATCGTCACCATTTCGCGCATCATGAACGTATCGTTTACCCCCGGAGTGTCGCGCAAACACATGCGGAACGGCACTGACCGGCAATTCAGATAAAGCTCGGCCGACCGGGTGATATCCGCGAACCGGCCCTGCTCATCCTCCGGCGCGCCCGCCTCTTCCTCGTCGAAATCGTCGCCAAGACAGATATAGCGTTCAAGCAGGTTCTTGTCGAAGTAACCGAACTCATGCTGCTGCCCCATCAACAGCTCGAAATTCCGCCCCAACCGCGCGCGGGACTTGTCGCGCATCGTTTCGATCTGGTCCTGAATGCGGCTCAACTCGCTCTCCGAGCCGGCGCGCCCGGCCAATTCACCGATCCGCCCGCCCTTGTCCGTCAGCCGATCCCATTCCTCTTCGGTCATGAACTGGAAACTCGCGCCCGTTTCGGCCCGCTCCTCCGCCGGGGTCAAATGCAGCGAGGTCACAACCGAGGTCCAAGGGTTAACATCCGAAGGCAAAAGATCGGTCCAACCCGCCATCGCATTGATCAAAGAGGTCTTGCCCGATTTCACCTGCCCAAGCACCGTAACGCTCGGCTCAAACGCAGCAAGCTGCTGCTTGAGACGCGTCACCGTGCGACGGCTCTGCTCACCGGCCAACTGCCCAAGCCTGTCCAAGGCACCCTCAAGCGCAAGCGCCTCACTTGCGAAGGTCTCAAGCTCTTCCATACCCGTTCTGAGCTTGGCCGAACCGCCCGACGGCCGGATTTCAGTGGCTGCTTCGAATGTCTCGTTGATCTTCATTCTATACCCGGTTTCAGTTTGCGCTTGAGTGTTAAACACCCGTTTCGACTTCTCAGATCGGCCCGTCTGGGCTCTAGGCTGCGGTGAAGAAAACCCATCACACCGCCGTTTTCTCGATAAGTTCTTTTCTGATCTGCAACAAAAGAGTCGCCGCATCCAATGCCGCTTCATCCCCGCGCTCAAGCTGGAACAACATCAACATTTCCTCCCCCTCCTGCACATCATCACGTAACTCCCGCAGAGCAGGATCGTCCGATTTCGCGGTGTTCAGCAGATCAAACAGGCTCGCCATCGCGTCGGTGCAACTGCGCAAAACCGCGTCGGCCTCCAGCCCCCCGCTCTGGTCAAGATCGTCCAACATTCGGATGGCTTGATCCTGCAACAGGTCCACAGCATCAGACAGCAAATCAGCCGTCGCATCATCGCCCGCACCCTCCTTTGCCCGCTCAATTTTCTCGCTCACATCCGACAGCAACGCATCGGCATCTTCTGGGGTTTGCGGCGCTTGCTTTGGCGTCGCATCGGGCTGTGTCTCGGCTTGGGGCGCTTCGCTATCGTCTTCGGCGTCAATCGACCAAAGCGCCAAACGGTCAAGGAAAACCACCGCCTGATCTATGTCGGCGGCGCGCCCTGATTTGATTTGCTGGCGCAGCGGTGCCATCAACTGCGCCCCCCGCTCGAGCGCCACAACGCGTCGTCCAACGACTCGCCCGCAGTTTGCGCCACAATGCCTTGGATCGTGGCGATGGGGAAAAGCCCCATGAACTCTTCGGCCACAATCGGCGCCAGCCGCTCAATATTGCTCGTCAATGACCCGCGCATCACCTGCCGGTCCGCCATGGCCAAAACCAAGAAGCTGTGATCCTTGATCTGGTCGGGCACCTCGGCCCAAAGGGCTTGCTCCTCCGGACCGAATGTCTCGCTGCACCAGATAACGACATCACCCCGCGCAATGACCGCCTCAAGCGCCGCATATTTCTGCTCCGGGCTACCGCGCAAACCGATCTCGACAAAGTTATGACTGCGCAGCCCATCGTCGGGCAATTCCTGCCGCGCCAACACCGCATCAACCGGGCATGTGCAATCCTTCAACACCCCGCCCTCGGTGATCACGGACCCATCGCTTTTCTCAAACAGCGCCCGTTCGCTCTCGCCAAAGGCAAGCTCGGTAACCGGCACATCAAGCTGATGCCCGATGACCGGACGCCCCGACATCATTTCAATCAACGCCGATTTACCGCTGCTTCTGAACCCGGTCACAACCACCTGAACCGGCTTGTTCAAATGCGACAAAAGCCGTGCACCCCAACGGTCATAAGGCGCAGGAACAACCTTGTTCTCCAGAACAAATTCCAGCCGATCAATCACCGGGCTAAGTCCATGTGCAAGGGTCATAAGCGGCCTTTCATGAGCAGCGTCATCCAACAACTTTCTTGGGTCGCTTAATCTTGGCGATGATGGTGATCGACGTATCCGCATAGGTGCTCGAGCGCGTGAGCGACCTGTCGATCTGATCCTCTTGCGCCTGCGCGCCCTGTTCCATGGACTGCCCCATGGATTGGCCCATCTCCCGCCCCACAGCCTTGATAATACACAAGGAAACATTGTCCTGCTGCGGATCGTTCAGCTTGCTCAACGCCCCCAAAAGCGCGCCACCAATGTCATCGGCACTGCGCTTTTGCGCAAACCGCAACACGCGCTCGATCTCTTCTTCGTTCAGAAACTGAAGCCCATCACTGGCCGCAATCAGAATATCACCCGCTTCGATACGAACAGGCAGGCTCCGGCAATCGACCTGAGCAATCTTCTTGCCAATCAAGACCGAGGTCAGACAGGTCTGATCGGGATAGCTCAGCGCCTCTTCGCGCGCCATAATGCCGCTCTCAACTATGTATTCTATCTGCGATTCAAGCGCGTGGTTCTCGTTCAACCGCTCAAGCTTGTTGTTGCGAAACAGGTAGAGCGGGCTGTCCCCGACAGACACCCAATAGAGCCGGTCCCCAAACAGAACCGGCGCCAACAAGGTCGCCCCCATTCCGCCCGCTTCGACGCGCTCATTTGCATAAAGCCCGACACATTCATTGGCGTTCGCTGTCGCGTTTCTCAGCACATCGCAAATCTTGGGCTCCAACACCTTGGGATCCCCCGACGCCAGCTTTAGCGCGCTGAACACTTCGGTCACCACAATTTTGCTCGCCACGTCGCCTGCCGCATGACCGCCCATACCATCGGCCAGCACGACAAACCCAAACGCTTCCCCAGCCGAAAAATCAGACGCCACAGCATCTTCCTGGCGCTCGCGTTGTCCCAGGATCGACGCCATCGACGTATCGTATTTCAACTCAGCTGTTGACGGCATGAGACCAGTCACCTTCGTCCGTGTCGTCCCAAACAAAATCCGGGCCACACAGCGGCACAAACCGCAAAACTGTTTCGCCGATGGTGATCTTGTCACCCGCCGCAAGCTCCTCTGTGCTCAGCACCGGGCGATCATTGCGCCGCACAAGGTTCGCTTTGCCGCCATGACCGATAAAGAAGCACTTTTGCGCCGCGTCAAAGGCAATGGCCGCGTGATTGTCGCGCGAAATGCTATTGTCCCCGAAATCGAGCGCAACAGTCTGATCCTTGCCGCGCCCGATCTTGCTGACACCGCTAAAAATCGTAAAGGCCGCACCGCGCCCCGGCCCCTCCGTAACAATAAGCCAGCCAAGCGGGAATTTGGAAAAGCTCGCAACACTGGCCTCCGAACTGCTTGCAATCGGGTCGGCCTCGTTCTCTGGGCCCGCATTGAACCCCAAAAGCCGCGTTTTCACCCGCCCTTGCCGGTTTGCACCGCGTCCAATGGCTAGGTTTGGCACCTCGACGGGTTGCGTTTCGGGGGTGGCGGGCGCGGCGCTCTGGCGGGGCGCTTCGGTCACCGGCTTTGGGGCCTCCGCGCGCGGCTGTGGCGTTGGCATTGCGCGTGTCTGCTCTGCTGTTGGCTGAGCGGTCGGCGACGGGGCGGGCTGAGGCGCAGGCCGCGGAGTGGGCCGCGGAGTGGGCGCAACAAACGCCGCAGCCTCCTCAACAGCCTCCTCCACAGTCGGCACAACAGGCGCGGCCTCTTCGAACACCGGCTCCTGCGCCTGCTTCATCGAGGCGGCCAAACCTCGCATCGCCGCCACGGCGTCCTCGGGCGAGCGTTGGCTCGCGCCACCCGGCTCGCTATCGCGGGCATCAATTTCTTCCTGCTCCGAGAACCCGGCAAGAATATCGGCAAAATCGTCGTCGTCCTCCTGCACAGGATCGGCTTGCCCCAAACCGTCGGGCATCGCCCCGTCCTGTGCCAACTCATAGTCCGCCAGATCAAGCTCTGACACGGCCGGCTCCGGATCGTCCATGAAATCGCTCAAGCGAGTCTCGGGCTCAAGGGTGAAAGGGTCCGCTGCCCCCGTCGCATTCCGTGCGGTGCGCAAGCCAGAGGTCGGCTCCGCCTCAGACCCGATTTCAGGCTCCATTTCGGGCGCAAAATCATCCGCAAACAAACTGCTCGATCCGTTGGCGGCGGCGACCTCGCTGGTCTGCTCGTTCATCTGGCGTTTTTCGCCAATGATATCCCGAATAAATTTCATGGGTCGTCCTTTCAGGTTTCGATCAATTCTTCTGGATTGCGCTTGCGACCAACAAAGGAGCCAATCGCGCGTGCCAGAGCACTGCCAACGCTGGTTTGCCCGCCTTGCGCGAACGCCTCGCTGGCTTTTGTATTCGGCCCAGACCAACTCTTGGTCTGGCCTCCTGACGCGTGCTGGTGTCCGGATGTGTCGTGTTTTGTCTCTTTGTCTTGCTCCGCAAGCCATGCGTCGACATCGTCAACCGGGCTGCCAAACAGATCCACCAATCGCACGGGCGGCTCCTCGGCCTCCTCATCGGCGGACTGCGCTGCACCGCCTTCGCTCTCTTTCGCCTGGACAGATTCAAGCCGGCTGTTGGTGTCCTGAACCAACGACGAAATCGCCTGAACAAGGTCCGGCTCCAGCTCGCGCGCCGGTGCATCCGGATCAACGACATCATTTACACCGCTGTTCTGTGGCGCGGCTTGCAGCCCCGCAGCACTGAGTGCTGACACCCCTTCAAGCGCGTCCAACCACTCGCCAACCGATTGGAAGCGGTCTTTTTGCGAAACCGACAACGCTTTGTCGATCGCCGCAAGAAACCCGGCGCAAAAACCCCAGTTCCCCTCGACAAGGGGCTTATAAGGGTCCGGCTCGCCCGAACTCAGCGTCAACAAACGCTTCTGGCAATCAAACGGCGCGCGGCCGGTGATCACATGATAAAACGTTGCCCCCACCGAATAGAGATCGCTCGCCGGTTCCTGTTCGGTGTCAGAATAATAAAACTCATGCGGCGAATACCCGTCCTTCACCGCAAGCAGCGCCGACAGGACCCGCGTCTTGCGCCGCGCATCCTCACGCGCGGCCCCGAAATCGATCAACGTCAGCTTGTTATTGGCATCCAACAACAGATTGTCGGGCGAAATATCACGGTGCAACATGCCATAGGAATGCACATGATCCAGCGCATAGAGCGTGTCGCGCAGAAGCGATTCAAGCAGTTCATCCGTCAATCGCCCCGGATCCATGTCCATCATCGTCAACAGGTCCATCCCATCAACGAAATCCATCGCGAAATAGGCGGTGTTGTTCTCCTGAAATACCTGATGAACCTTTACGATGTTCGGGTGCTCAAACTTGGCCAACCGCAAGGCTTCGCGCAGAAAATTACGGATGACGCCTTGAAACTGTTCCTGATACGCGGGCTTGCGCGGGCGCACCTCACCGTTGATCCGCCGACAGATCGTGCTCGGAAAGCACTCCTTGATCACAACGCGCCGCTCAAGGCTGTCGCGCGCCAGATAAGTCATGCCAAATCCACCATCAAGCAGGTGCCGCTCAATGGTGTATTGCCCATAAAGCAGCGTGCCCCCGGATGGCAGTTCATCGGTTTCACTATCGTCAATCTGGTTCGTATTGTTCTGCACGTCGAGTTCTTCCCCAAAACTGGTCTGCGAGATACAAATTACTCAATACACACAATCAGACCGTGTAATCGTGCAGGCGAATTGTGATGTTAACGTGGCAAGAATTGGTCCTAGGCCCGACATTCACTTCATCATTCTCGACATCATTTCGACAATGCTCACCCGGCGAGCGCGCGCGCGGAACGGCCCTTTTCGCACCCCTGCGAAACGGCTGATTTAACTCAAATGCTTTGGACAAGAAAAAGCCGGGGCGACCTACATCGCCCCGGCTTCATTTCGCATCATTCAAGCGGACTGGTGCCGCCAGACACCCTAGCCGCCGTGCTTCTTGATCAGCCCTTTAGCTTGGTTAATCAATGATTTACCATCAATGCCACGGGCCTCCATTTCGCTCATCCAGCGGTCGATCACCGGGCCGGACTTTTCTTTCCAACGGGCCACTTCAGCCGCATCCAGACGCACAATATTGTTGCCCCCATCTTCGGCAATCTTGCGTCCCGGCGCATCGCGATCAAACATCACCTGCGCCGCAAACCGCGACAGCTTCTGCCCCGACTCCGCGTCCAAAATCGCCTTGAGATCATCTGGAAGCGCCTCATATTTGGCCTTGTTCATCACCAAAACGATGGTCGCGGTGTAAAGCGCCTCCTTGCCGGAAAACTCGGTATGGTTGCCGGCAAGCTCGGTCAATTTGATCGCCGGGGTCACTTCCCGGGAATCACCGTGCCGTCGATAACCCCCTTGGACAGCGCCTCGGGAATCGCCGGAAGCGGCATCCCCACCGGCGTCGCCCCCAGCTCTCTGAGCAGATCGGTGATCACCCGCGTCGGGCCGCGCAGCTTCTTGCCTTTCATATCTTCCAGCTTGGCCACCCCATCTTTGGTGTGGATAACGCCCGGCCCATGCACCCATGCGCCCAGAACCTTGAGATCGGCGTATTCCCCGGCCTGAAGATCGGTCTCGACCAACTCCATGAACGCCGCAGACGTGGCAATCGGATCAGTCATCATAAAGGGCAGCTCGAACACTTCGGTTTTTGGGAACCGACCGGGCGTATACCCCACCACGGTCATCACCATATCCGCCGTGCCATCAATCGCCTGATCCATCAATTCCGGTGGCCGCCCTCCCAGCGCCATGGCGTCGAAATGGTCAATCTTGATACGGCCCCCCGATGCCTCCTCAACGGTTTTGGCCCATGGCTTCAGGATCAGCTTGGGCACGGTCGCGGGGGTGGCAAAAACTGATGCAGTCTAAGCGTCACGTCCTGCGCGCTGGCAAATGTCGGTGACAACGACAGGGCAAACGCCGCGGCTGCAACCCCTCTCAAAAATGTACGTTTCTCCAATGTTTTCCTCCCAATTGGATTGTGATCCCGCCGTCCGACGTCTCAGTTCAGCGTGACAGGCAAATTCCGTGGCCCTCGAAAGCCAAAGCCCCAGAACACAACGCCCCCCGGATCAGGAAGCGACATGTTGGGAAAGCGATCGAACAGCATCGGCAGCATGATATTGGCCAACATCCGCCGGGCGATATGCGTGCCCTGACAAAAATGCGGCCCATTGCCGAACGCCTGATGCGGCGCCTTGGGCCGGAAGATGTTATAGACCTCCGGGTCCTCATACAGATCCTCGTCATGACAGGCCGAGGCTTGCGATGTCATCACCGTATCGCCCTTGGGGATAAAGAATCCGCCAATCTCGGTGTCTTGCGTCACCAACCGCGAGCTGGCCTGAATCGGCGCAACCCACCGCACGCCCTCTTCAAACGCTTGCCCCCACAGGGCGTCGCGCTTGGCCGCTTCCATCTGGTCGGGGTTGGTCATCAACCCGTAAAGAATGGTCAGCAACGCATCGCGCGGCTCGTTGATACCGCCGCCAATGGCGATCTTGATGTTGGAATGTATCTGGCTCGTCTCGATCGGGTCCTCGGCATTCACCATCACCGACAGAACACTCTGGTTCGGCTCGGCACGATGCCGCTTCGCCGCCGCTTCAAACAAGCGGTCCATCTCGACATTGGCCTTGTCGCTGACTTCGAACATGCTCTCCTCAAGGGCAAAGTTCCCCGCCCCGTCGATCAGAACCTGACTCCAGCGTTGCATGTCGTCGTCGCTCGCTTCCTCAATGCCCAACAGATGCTTGAGACAGCGCGCCGCGTATGGTCCGGCCAGCGCAGGAAACAAATCAACCGTCTCGCCGCGCGGTAATGAGGCCACAAAATCCTCTGCGATCTTGGTATAGATCGGCTCCCAGCACGCCTTGATCGTGCGCCCCGCGAACGATGGCGCCATCGCGTTGCGCTCACGAAGATGCGCCGCGCCGTCCTTGCGCATCAGAGTCTGCGCCTGAAACGCCCGCTTCATCGGCGTCTGCGGATCGTCCGAACTGAACAATTCGGCGTTTTCCTTGACGTATTTGGTGTGCTCAGCCTTGGTCAGCAACGTCCGGCCAAGCGCCTTGACCTGCAAAACCGGCGATTGCGCCCGCAATCGTTTGAAAATCGGATAGGGATCACGGGTCAGCTCAGCAAGGGTGATCTGATCGTCTACCGGCGCAAACGGCGCTTGGCTCTGTTGAGCATGCATGCCTTGTCTCCTCCCAGAACGCAGCTATGGACATTCTGAGTAGCGAAGCGATTTCCATCACACAATCCGATCAAGCCGATGGACCTAATCGAATAATTCGATAGTATCGCGGCATGACAACGCCCGACCCCCTCGCCATCGACTTCGCCGCACTGCGCACCCTTCACATGCTGCACGCGCTGAATTCGTTTTCGCGCACGGCCGAACATCTGGGCGTTACCCAGTCCACAATCTCCTACACCGTCGACAAAATGCGCCGCGCCTTTGCGGACCCGCTGTTCGTGCGCCAAGGCGCCAGCGTCGTGCCAACCGACCGCTGCACTGAAATCGTCGATGCGACTGTCAAAATGGTCGATGACTATCTGCAACTGACCGAACCGCGTGATTTTGACCCCGCAGAAACCCGGGCCGAGGTGACGATCTCTTGCAACTATTACGAACGCGCGGCCATCCTGCCCGACCTGATGCAGCGCCTGCGCCGTCGCGCCCCTGGTCTCATCGTGAAAATCCTCACCTCAACCGTGCGCGGCAAAGAACAGCTCGACCGCGGCGAAAGCGATGCCCTGCTTGGTCCGGTCATCATCGACAACACCAACTTTTATCGCCGTCATCTCGTCACCGATCACTACGTCTGCATCATGTCCCGCGACACGGCGCGCGCCACCGCCACTCTTGATGAAACAACCTATCTCGCTGCGCCACATGCGGTTGTGAACTACGGTGGCGGCTGGGAATCCAGCTTCATTACCGCCCTTCACGCCCGCAACCAGAAACTGAACGCTATTGTCGAAGTGCCCAGCCCGGCAGGCCTGCCCGCCCTGCTGAACGGCACCGATTTGATCGCGACCGTGCCCTTTGCCATCGCGCATAACTTCGGAGCCGAGGTTGTTATCCGCCCCTGCCCCTTCAATGCTCCGCTTGAGATCGACCTCTATTGGACGGCGCGCACCCACCGCTCGCCCATGCACCGCTGGCTCAGAGCCGAAATCGCCGATGCGGCCTCAAAAGTTGTGCTCAGCTAACCCTACTCCGCCGCGGCAACCGCGCCCGGCGTCAGGGCCAACCCGCCAATCTCTTGCAGCAAGGTCACAATCTGCTCCACCCCCTGCCGCGCCCGCAGGTTGGTAAACACAAATGGTCTTCCCGCCCGCATCCGCGCCGCGTCCCGCTCCATCACATCCAGCGAAGCGCCGACATGCGGCGCAAGGTCGGTCTTGTTGATAATCAAAACATCCGAACGGGTGATCGCGGGCCCGCCCTTGCGCGGTATCTCCTCGCCCGCCGCCACGTCGATCACATAAAGCGTCACATCCGCCAATTCCGGGCTGAACGTCGCCGACAGGTTGTCACCGCCGCTTTCGATCAACACCAGATCAACCTCCGGGTGGCGCGTCTGCATCTCGGCCACGGCGGCAAGGTTGATCGACGCATCCTCACGGATCGCCGTATGCGGACAGCCGCCAGTTTCCACCCCGATAATCCGGTCCTGTGGCAGCACCTGAAGCCGCATCAGCGCCTCGGCATCTTCCTGCGTGTAGATGTCATTTGTAATCACCCCCAGCGAGCAGCGATCGCGCAGCACCTCTGACAGGGCCGCTGTCAAAGTCGTCTTGCCTGCGCCCACCGGGCCACCGATTCCTACGCGCAACGGGCCATTCATCCGGGTCATGTGCGGAACATCCTTGAATACTGGGTTTCGTGTTTCATTGACGCAATATCGGCGTGGAAGGCCGTCGACGACAGCGCCCCCAACCCCGCGCCCTGCGCCGCTATGGCAATTTCGCTGGCCACGGGTGTCAGCGCCCGGATCATCTCCTGCCCGCGCGTCTGCCCGATGGGCAAAAGCCGCTGCGCCGCCGCCACCAGATTGCTCAGAAATGCCTGTAAAAACATCTGGGTGCATAACCGCACCGGCAAGGACTCAAGCCGCGCCGCCCGCCCGACAGCCACCGGATAGCACAAGCCATCCAGCTCCGTCGCCCACACCGCCGCGACCGTGTCGCAAAATGCGCGCCCCTGAAGGTCGCTCTCCTTCAACCGCTCGCCCGATGCTGCAAAGGCCCGACACATGCCGTCAACCTCGCGCGCGCCAAGCGCCGTGTCGGCCTCAAACCCGGCGGCAACAAACAACGCATCGTTCCAACCCGCGCCATGCCGCAACACATCCGCGATCCATTGCTCCACACCGCTTGCATCCTGCACAGCACCGCTCTCCACCGCCCATTCCAAGCCGTGGGAATAGGCAAAGGCCCCCACCGGAAAACCCGGCGAGAACCACTGTGCCAACGTCAGGATTTGCGCCTCAGTGGGCATGGCTATGTGTGCGCCCGTGGCCATAGGCCCCGCCTTCCGGCGTGAACGGTTCCACGACCTCGCGCACCTCTGCGCCGATTTTGCCCAGCATATCGCGGATCACATGATCCGGCTGGATCAACAGGCGCGCGCCTTCGATCTGACAGGGCGTGTGGCGGTTGCCGACATGCCACGCGATCCGCGGCAGGTCCGCACCGGTGACTTCCAGCAACGCTTCCGGCGCGGCGCAAATCTCGATCTCGCGCCCGTCCTCCAGCACCAGAACCCCGCCATGATCCAGCGATGTCGTCTTACCCAGATCGACAAGAAACCCCTGCCCGTCATCCGTGCTCAAAACCCTGCGCCGCAAAAACCGCCCCTCGTAATCGAGCGATATTTTCGCAAACGGCACACCGTGGGCGTGGCTGTGATAGCTATGCGCAACTGCAAGTGTCTCGGTCATCGCCGCCTCCTCAAAACATGAAATAGCGTTGCGCCATCGGCAACACCTCGGCCGGTTCACAGGTCAGCAACTCGCCGTTCGCGCGCACCTCATAGGTTTCGGGATGCACCTCGATCTCGGGCAAGGCATCGTTCATCACCATCGACGATTTGCCGATATTGCGCGTGTTCTTCACCGCGACCGTCTGCTTGGCCAATCCCAGCGCCGCGCCAATGCCATCGGCCTGCGCCGCCTCTGAAACAAACGTGACCGAAGACGCCGCCCGCGCCCCGCCCATCGCCCCGAACATCGGGCGCGAATAGACCGGCTGCGGCGTTGGGATCGACGCATTCG
This genomic window from Rhodobacteraceae bacterium D3-12 contains:
- a CDS encoding cytochrome P450, which translates into the protein MHAQQSQAPFAPVDDQITLAELTRDPYPIFKRLRAQSPVLQVKALGRTLLTKAEHTKYVKENAELFSSDDPQTPMKRAFQAQTLMRKDGAAHLRERNAMAPSFAGRTIKACWEPIYTKIAEDFVASLPRGETVDLFPALAGPYAARCLKHLLGIEEASDDDMQRWSQVLIDGAGNFALEESMFEVSDKANVEMDRLFEAAAKRHRAEPNQSVLSVMVNAEDPIETSQIHSNIKIAIGGGINEPRDALLTILYGLMTNPDQMEAAKRDALWGQAFEEGVRWVAPIQASSRLVTQDTEIGGFFIPKGDTVMTSQASACHDEDLYEDPEVYNIFRPKAPHQAFGNGPHFCQGTHIARRMLANIMLPMLFDRFPNMSLPDPGGVVFWGFGFRGPRNLPVTLN
- a CDS encoding serine/threonine protein kinase, coding for MQNNTNQIDDSETDELPSGGTLLYGQYTIERHLLDGGFGMTYLARDSLERRVVIKECFPSTICRRINGEVRPRKPAYQEQFQGVIRNFLREALRLAKFEHPNIVKVHQVFQENNTAYFAMDFVDGMDLLTMMDMDPGRLTDELLESLLRDTLYALDHVHSYGMLHRDISPDNLLLDANNKLTLIDFGAAREDARRKTRVLSALLAVKDGYSPHEFYYSDTEQEPASDLYSVGATFYHVITGRAPFDCQKRLLTLSSGEPDPYKPLVEGNWGFCAGFLAAIDKALSVSQKDRFQSVGEWLDALEGVSALSAAGLQAAPQNSGVNDVVDPDAPARELEPDLVQAISSLVQDTNSRLESVQAKESEGGAAQSADEEAEEPPVRLVDLFGSPVDDVDAWLAEQDKETKHDTSGHQHASGGQTKSWSGPNTKASEAFAQGGQTSVGSALARAIGSFVGRKRNPEELIET
- a CDS encoding dynamin family protein, with protein sequence MKINETFEAATEIRPSGGSAKLRTGMEELETFASEALALEGALDRLGQLAGEQSRRTVTRLKQQLAAFEPSVTVLGQVKSGKTSLINAMAGWTDLLPSDVNPWTSVVTSLHLTPAEERAETGASFQFMTEEEWDRLTDKGGRIGELAGRAGSESELSRIQDQIETMRDKSRARLGRNFELLMGQQHEFGYFDKNLLERYICLGDDFDEEEAGAPEDEQGRFADITRSAELYLNCRSVPFRMCLRDTPGVNDTFMMREMVTIRALRDSRICVVVLSASQALTSVDMALIRMISNLKSREVIIFVNRIDELSDPANQMTEIEDSIRNTLANHDGPKDAEIIFGSAYWAGKVLNDELGDMHEASADALLKLTKAVLGSTELDQSPASLVWEISGLPMLMQALSSQIVTSLGVPCLKKVASSAVAIASSQTAARSVMVESDDFEPEVALADMAGAFEKLETASRARFDRAMSAILAAYCERADRVHNTFIERATHSLLEHLERYGELEVWEYDPAGLRILLRSTYSTMGARMRKEAMAQYEATVSEVALLLYRGFGPVVEGVQIGVPEAPAIPSPVALGQTIALDFNDSWWVSWWRRRRGYKAFAKQFQDLIRAETEDFMTQMKVVQTSQIRDALEAELVRFLAEQKAILFDLISQGQGDGDVEDRLLSMNAQGGRAALESTLDELRGYAA
- a CDS encoding protein phosphatase 2C domain-containing protein: MPSTAELKYDTSMASILGQRERQEDAVASDFSAGEAFGFVVLADGMGGHAAGDVASKIVVTEVFSALKLASGDPKVLEPKICDVLRNATANANECVGLYANERVEAGGMGATLLAPVLFGDRLYWVSVGDSPLYLFRNNKLERLNENHALESQIEYIVESGIMAREEALSYPDQTCLTSVLIGKKIAQVDCRSLPVRIEAGDILIAASDGLQFLNEEEIERVLRFAQKRSADDIGGALLGALSKLNDPQQDNVSLCIIKAVGREMGQSMGQSMEQGAQAQEDQIDRSLTRSSTYADTSITIIAKIKRPKKVVG
- a CDS encoding FHA domain-containing protein, whose protein sequence is MKFIRDIIGEKRQMNEQTSEVAAANGSSSLFADDFAPEMEPEIGSEAEPTSGLRTARNATGAADPFTLEPETRLSDFMDDPEPAVSELDLADYELAQDGAMPDGLGQADPVQEDDDDFADILAGFSEQEEIDARDSEPGGASQRSPEDAVAAMRGLAASMKQAQEPVFEEAAPVVPTVEEAVEEAAAFVAPTPRPTPRPAPQPAPSPTAQPTAEQTRAMPTPQPRAEAPKPVTEAPRQSAAPATPETQPVEVPNLAIGRGANRQGRVKTRLLGFNAGPENEADPIASSSEASVASFSKFPLGWLIVTEGPGRGAAFTIFSGVSKIGRGKDQTVALDFGDNSISRDNHAAIAFDAAQKCFFIGHGGKANLVRRNDRPVLSTEELAAGDKITIGETVLRFVPLCGPDFVWDDTDEGDWSHAVNS